The segment CCCCGGAGGCCGAGCCTCACGGTTGAGAGGCGAAGGCAGCATGGTCCGTCGCATCTGGCTGACGCGGCGGGACACTCCGGCGGGGTGAGAGCGACGGCACGGTGACCAGGACACGTCGAGCGACTGGAGAAGCCCTCCTCGTCCCACCGCGAAAGCGGCGGAGCCATGTCCAAGCTATAACCAGTGTTCCTGGGAAGTGGGCGGACGGCGAGAGGGTGACGGAGGGGTCCGCAGTAGCGAGGAAGCGGGGTAATGCCCGTGGAGCAAAGGGGCCCTACTGGTGTGCAGTGTCTCCGCCCACACGGGAGGCAGGGGCGGTATGACAACAGCGCCCATCAGCCTGCAAGACCTGCAGCGGAGGCTCTACGTCAAGGCGAAGGCCGAGAAGGACTGGCGGTTCTGGGGCCTGTACGTTCATGTGGCCAAGCTGGAGACACTCCACGCGGCGTATGCGCGGGCCAAGCAGGATGACGGCGCGCCGGGTATCGACGGCGTGACGTTCGAGGCCATCGAGGCAGCCGGGGTGGAAGGGTTTCTGGCGCAGCTGCGGGACGAGCTGGTCTCACGCACCTATCGGCCACTACGGAACCGGCGCGTCGCAATTCCGAAAGAGGGCGGCAAGGTCCGCGTCCTGGGGATTCCGGCGATTCGGGACCGCGTGGTGCAAGGGGCGCTCACACTCATCGTGGAGCCGATCTTCGAAGCCGACTTTCACGAGGGGTCGTACGGATATCGACCGAAGCGGACAGCCCAGCAGGCGGTGGACCGAGTGGCCGAGGCCATCGTGCGGCACAAGACGCGGGTGATTGACGTTGATCTCGCGGCGTACTTCGACAGCGTGCGGCACGACCTGCTGCTCGCCAAGGTGGCCCGCCGGGTGAACGACCGAGACATCTTGCACTTGGTGAAGCTGATGCTGAAAGCCGCTGGGACGCGCGGGGTTCCTCAGGGCGGCGTGCTCTCCCCCCTCCTCAGCAACATCTATCTCACGGAGGTCGATGCGATGCTGGAGCGGGCCAAGGCGGTCACGGCCAACGGCACGCACACGTACGTGGAGTACGCGCGCTATGCTGATGACCTGGTGATCCTCGTGCACAATGATCGTCGGCAGGACTGGCTGATAGAGGCGGTAAACCGGCGGCTGCGGGAGGAGTTGGCGACACTCGATGTGCAGCTGAACGAGGAGAAGAGCCGGATCGTGGACCTGACGCGGGGGGAGAGCTTCGGGTTCTTGGGCTTTGACTTCCGGCGTGTCCGCTCGTTGCGGGGGCGCTGGCGGCCGCAGTATACGCCGAAGCAGAAGAAGCGCACGGCGTTGCTGCAAGCGCTCAAGGCGGTGTTCCGGGGCTTCCGGTCCCAGCGGGTGGAGGTGTTGATCGTCGAGATCAACCCGAAGCTGCGGGGCTGGGTCCACTACTTCCGGATCGGGCACGCGAGCCGGTGCTTTGCCTTTGTGAGGCAATGGGTCGAGAAGAAGGTCCGGCGCCACTTGATGCGGGCGAGGAATCGTCGGGGCTTCGGCTGGAAGAGGTGGAGTACGGCGGGGCTCTATGACTCGCTCGGGTTGTTTGCAGACTACCGAGTGCGGTACCTGAGCCGGGTCTGAAAGTGCTCCCAGTCGATAGGTCCCATAACCCATGACGCGAAGCACCCAGGAAAGCCCGGTGCCGGAAATCGGCACGCCGGGTTTGCGGTGGCGGGGGCTGGAAACGGCTTACGGCAACCCTACACGGGCACGAAGCTGGAAACGGCGGATACAGCCAAGGGGAGCCTACGGAGCTTTGCGCCAGTCCTCGACCCTACTGAAGACCGCCAAGGC is part of the Candidatus Rokuibacteriota bacterium genome and harbors:
- the ltrA gene encoding group II intron reverse transcriptase/maturase, with the protein product MTTAPISLQDLQRRLYVKAKAEKDWRFWGLYVHVAKLETLHAAYARAKQDDGAPGIDGVTFEAIEAAGVEGFLAQLRDELVSRTYRPLRNRRVAIPKEGGKVRVLGIPAIRDRVVQGALTLIVEPIFEADFHEGSYGYRPKRTAQQAVDRVAEAIVRHKTRVIDVDLAAYFDSVRHDLLLAKVARRVNDRDILHLVKLMLKAAGTRGVPQGGVLSPLLSNIYLTEVDAMLERAKAVTANGTHTYVEYARYADDLVILVHNDRRQDWLIEAVNRRLREELATLDVQLNEEKSRIVDLTRGESFGFLGFDFRRVRSLRGRWRPQYTPKQKKRTALLQALKAVFRGFRSQRVEVLIVEINPKLRGWVHYFRIGHASRCFAFVRQWVEKKVRRHLMRARNRRGFGWKRWSTAGLYDSLGLFADYRVRYLSRV